Part of the Bifidobacteriaceae bacterium genome is shown below.
CCCAGATGGCGCTGAACGGCAGCGCGATTATCCGGTCTCCCAGTTCGCGGGCTATCGGCCCGGCGTGGAACACCACGCCGCGAACAAAGGAGTCCCCGAGTTCATCGCGGAGCCACATCAGGTGCTTGCCGTCGGCCTTGGTCACATTGGCCGAGGCCTTGACCTCGACACCCACGGTCTGTCCTCCCGGCCGTTCTAGGAGAAAGTCGATCTCGCGTCGCCCGTTGGAGTCTCTGAAGTGGAACAGTTTCGCCCGCTGCCGCGCGAACGGCAGTTCGGCGTGAAGCTGCGCGCCTACCCACGTCTCCATCACGCGCCCTCGCAGTTCGGATGCCAGCACCAGGCCGCTCGCGTCCTCGCCCATCAGCGCGGCCGCCAACGCGGCGTCCACAAGCAGCCTTTTGGGGGTTTTGACAAGACGCTTGACTCTGCTTGATGACCAGGGCTGGATGGCGGCGACAAGATGCAACCGCTCCAGCAACCGCTCGTAGCCGGCGCCCGTTGCCGCGCTGATCCCCGCCATCCGGCAAAGGCTCTGGTCACTGGTGACGCAAGCGGAATGGAGTCCAACCGCGGACAAGTAGCGGTCAAAGCGCGCGGCGTCGATTCCCACTGCGGCCAGTTGCGAGTCCCGGTTCACA
Proteins encoded:
- a CDS encoding DUF4143 domain-containing protein; this encodes MINYLPRMADKALAELFEDVPAVSIAGPRGCGKTTTASRLVSNVVHVDQKAVAQAFHDDADAALRAVGQPVVLDEWQAAPEILGAVKRAVDAGTGPGRFLLTGSVGARLTAEEWPGTGRVVALRMSPMTARELKSAATGDLLVDRLFAPDDTRLAGAGASELATDDYLDLALGGGFPEMLTIPARSRPAWLESYLEQVVNRDSQLAAVGIDAARFDRYLSAVGLHSACVTSDQSLCRMAGISAATGAGYERLLERLHLVAAIQPWSSSRVKRLVKTPKRLLVDAALAAALMGEDASGLVLASELRGRVMETWVGAQLHAELPFARQRAKLFHFRDSNGRREIDFLLERPGGQTVGVEVKASANVTKADGKHLMWLRDELGDSFVRGVVFHAGPIARELGDRIIALPFSAIW